From one Rhodovulum sp. ES.010 genomic stretch:
- a CDS encoding phenylacetate--CoA ligase family protein, with amino-acid sequence MKKAGFSAQDIRSLDDLRRFPLIDKTLIQSNYDAFVADYTTKESLRYRTTGGSTGTPLTVYSDDDFFARDKANTEYYMRVFGLDIFSHRSVRIYGDKIDEDLVGQGTYWRVVDERKLVMSCYHVTRNTAPAYLAAIDGFAPRYIHTRPSSILPLAHAMAETGLALNTRLDAIFCDGEYLTDGQRQVIETAFGTRLVNTFGHTEGSAVGISCPHSNSLHFLPQVGVVEVLAADGTPLTAVGSKGEMVVTGFNNPVFPFIRYRTGDVVVRGAPGCACGRNYTMISDIEGRIQDYVVDLNGNLVPLAPAIFNYNDMEWKGIREFKVIQDKPGALRLSVQVEPGTDGQERCRYIQTHLGAILGSGFSLDVALVDDLPKTRIGKYRYLDQRLDLAGYFRDGQNDREDA; translated from the coding sequence GCGCAAGACATCAGGTCGCTCGACGATCTCCGTCGCTTCCCCCTGATCGACAAGACGCTTATCCAGAGCAACTACGACGCGTTCGTTGCGGACTACACGACCAAGGAGAGCCTGAGATACCGCACGACCGGCGGGAGCACCGGCACCCCGCTCACCGTTTACTCGGACGACGATTTCTTCGCCCGGGACAAGGCCAATACCGAATACTACATGCGGGTCTTCGGGCTCGACATCTTTTCCCATCGATCGGTGCGGATCTACGGCGACAAGATCGACGAGGACCTCGTTGGCCAGGGAACCTATTGGCGCGTGGTGGACGAGCGCAAGCTTGTCATGTCGTGCTATCACGTCACGCGTAACACGGCACCGGCCTATCTCGCGGCTATCGACGGGTTCGCACCTCGCTACATTCATACCCGCCCGTCCTCGATCTTGCCGTTGGCCCACGCGATGGCGGAGACGGGGCTGGCGTTGAATACAAGGCTCGACGCGATCTTCTGCGATGGCGAATACCTGACGGACGGTCAGCGACAGGTGATCGAGACTGCGTTCGGAACACGGCTGGTGAATACATTCGGCCATACCGAGGGCTCCGCGGTCGGCATCAGCTGTCCGCACTCGAACAGCCTGCATTTCTTGCCGCAGGTGGGAGTCGTCGAGGTCCTGGCGGCCGATGGAACGCCGCTGACGGCCGTCGGCAGCAAAGGCGAAATGGTCGTGACGGGTTTCAACAACCCGGTTTTTCCCTTCATCCGCTACCGTACCGGAGATGTCGTGGTTCGTGGCGCTCCCGGATGCGCGTGCGGACGAAATTACACGATGATCAGTGACATCGAAGGGCGCATTCAGGACTACGTCGTCGATCTGAACGGAAACCTTGTTCCGCTCGCGCCGGCGATCTTCAACTACAACGATATGGAGTGGAAAGGCATTCGGGAGTTCAAGGTGATTCAGGACAAGCCGGGCGCGCTGCGATTGTCGGTTCAGGTTGAGCCCGGGACGGATGGCCAGGAAAGGTGTCGTTACATCCAGACACATCTGGGCGCGATACTGGGCAGCGGTTTTTCACTCGATGTCGCCCTGGTGGACGACCTTCCGAAAACGCGAATCGGCAAGTATCGCTACCTGGACCAAAGACTGGATCTCGCCGGCTACTTTCGTGATGGGCAGAATGATCGGGAGGACGCTTGA